The proteins below come from a single Oryzomicrobium terrae genomic window:
- the soxZ gene encoding thiosulfate oxidation carrier complex protein SoxZ, producing MADPMKIRAANKDGVTEVKILMSHEMETGQRKDASGAIVPAHFITEVTASWNGKVVLQGEFGPAVSKNPYLSFKFKGGAKGEKVTVSWVDNKGDKRSDEGVIA from the coding sequence ATGGCTGATCCGATGAAAATCCGCGCCGCCAACAAGGACGGCGTCACCGAAGTGAAGATCCTCATGAGCCACGAAATGGAAACCGGCCAGCGCAAGGACGCGTCCGGCGCCATCGTGCCTGCCCACTTCATCACCGAAGTCACCGCCAGCTGGAACGGCAAGGTCGTGCTGCAGGGCGAATTCGGCCCGGCCGTGTCCAAGAACCCCTACCTGTCCTTCAAGTTCAAGGGCGGCGCCAAGGGTGAAAAGGTCACCGTGTCCTGGGTGGACAACAAGGGTGACAAGCGCAGCGACGAAGGCGTCATCGCTTAA
- the soxY gene encoding thiosulfate oxidation carrier protein SoxY — protein sequence MSMNEMNARRDAMKKMGGMGFLGLLAAAGMITPQMALAAWNKGAFEAKTLADTLKALGAGTPVESKDVVLNAPDIAENGAVVPVSVTSNLPKSQQVAILVEKNPNALTAQFTIPEGTEASITTRVKMGQTSDVYALVKSDGKFYIAKKEIKVTLGGCGG from the coding sequence ATGAGCATGAACGAGATGAACGCCCGCCGCGATGCCATGAAGAAGATGGGTGGCATGGGTTTCCTGGGCCTGCTGGCTGCCGCCGGCATGATCACCCCGCAGATGGCCCTGGCCGCCTGGAACAAGGGCGCCTTCGAAGCCAAGACCCTGGCCGACACCCTGAAGGCTCTGGGCGCCGGTACCCCGGTGGAATCCAAGGACGTGGTGCTGAACGCCCCGGACATCGCTGAAAACGGCGCCGTGGTGCCGGTCTCCGTCACCAGCAACCTGCCCAAGAGCCAGCAGGTGGCGATCCTGGTGGAAAAGAACCCGAACGCCCTGACCGCCCAGTTCACCATCCCGGAAGGCACCGAAGCCAGCATCACCACCCGGGTGAAGATGGGCCAGACCTCCGACGTCTACGCCCTGGTCAAGTCCGACGGCAAGTTCTACATCGCCAAGAAAGAAATCAAGGTCACCCTGGGCGGCTGCGGCGGCTAA